TCTGAGGATTTGGTGGCTAAAAACTGCCGGCATCGTTCCAAACCTTCCGCTGCACCTTCGGTGACGATTACTTGTGGCACTCTGGCGTTTCTCTTTCGTTCTTGGTGCCCCAGGTGTTTAGCCATGTACGAACTTCCTGTCCTGTTAGGTGACGATTGGTTTCCTTATAGGCGGCCCATGATGCCAATGCTTCCTGTTTGAAGCTGTCACGGGCTTCTTCTCGTTCAACGTACTGTTGGATGGCTTCGAGCATGATCCAATGTGCTGAGCGGCGGCGTTGGTTGGCGAGGTGTTCTACACGGCTTTTTAGTGTGTTGTCGATCTTGAGTGATGTTGCCATAATGAGTTTCTTATCACTTAGTGATACTTAGTAATAACGTATTCCTTTATTGTTTTTTTGTCCATCTACTGGGCGTTATCTGAGCATTGCTGTATAGAGTTCTGTTGCGTGTGTGGGGGTG
This region of Xylella taiwanensis genomic DNA includes:
- a CDS encoding CopG family ribbon-helix-helix protein gives rise to the protein MATSLKIDNTLKSRVEHLANQRRRSAHWIMLEAIQQYVEREEARDSFKQEALASWAAYKETNRHLTGQEVRTWLNTWGTKNERETPECHK